From a region of the Rhodococcus sp. 4CII genome:
- a CDS encoding LLM class F420-dependent oxidoreductase, which translates to MRFGLFVPQGWRLDLVGIDPADQWSVMRDFALRADQGSAWDSLWVYDHFHTVPVPTEEATHEAWTLMSAFAAVTSRVRLGQMCTAMSYRNPAYLAKVAATTDLISGGRVDMGIGGGWYEHEWRAYGYGFPSAGTRLGRLDEGVQIMRQAWTNGTATLEGKHYQVDGAIVRPLPLQDGGIPLWIAGGGEKVTLKIAAKYAQYTNFDGTPEGFALKSEILRKHCDTVGTDFDAIVRSANYNVAIGTTEAEVEQRLLTLKERLTPHVGADAAEGALGAFRGMPGVGTPEQIVEKLSALKDQGMSYGIFYFPEAAYDTSGLELFEKEVLPALR; encoded by the coding sequence ATGCGCTTCGGATTGTTCGTTCCTCAAGGCTGGCGTCTGGATCTCGTCGGAATCGATCCCGCGGATCAATGGTCGGTGATGCGCGACTTCGCGTTGCGCGCCGACCAGGGTTCCGCGTGGGATTCGCTGTGGGTCTACGACCACTTCCACACCGTCCCCGTACCGACGGAGGAGGCCACGCACGAGGCGTGGACCCTCATGTCCGCGTTCGCGGCAGTCACCTCGCGGGTGCGTCTCGGTCAGATGTGTACGGCGATGAGCTACCGCAACCCCGCCTACCTCGCGAAGGTCGCCGCCACCACCGATCTCATCTCCGGCGGCCGCGTCGACATGGGTATCGGCGGCGGCTGGTACGAGCACGAGTGGCGGGCGTACGGTTACGGATTCCCCTCCGCCGGTACGCGTCTCGGGCGCCTCGACGAGGGCGTGCAGATCATGCGCCAGGCCTGGACCAACGGCACCGCCACCCTCGAAGGCAAGCACTACCAGGTCGACGGCGCCATCGTCCGGCCGCTTCCGCTGCAGGACGGCGGGATTCCGTTGTGGATCGCCGGCGGCGGCGAGAAGGTGACGCTGAAGATCGCGGCAAAGTACGCGCAGTACACCAACTTCGACGGCACCCCCGAGGGATTCGCGCTGAAGTCCGAGATTCTGCGGAAACATTGCGACACCGTCGGCACCGACTTCGACGCCATCGTCCGCTCGGCCAACTACAACGTCGCGATCGGCACCACCGAGGCCGAGGTCGAGCAGCGGCTGCTCACCCTGAAGGAGCGGCTCACCCCGCACGTCGGCGCCGACGCCGCCGAGGGTGCACTCGGCGCATTCCGCGGAATGCCCGGAGTCGGAACGCCGGAACAGATCGTCGAGAAACTGTCGGCGCTGAAGGACCAGGGCATGTCCTACGGCATCTTCTACTTCCCCGAGGCCGCCTACGACACATCGGGCCTCGAACTCTTCGAGAAGGAAGTCCTGCCCGCGCTGCGGTAA
- a CDS encoding GNAT family N-acetyltransferase yields MFVVTLTADTLWLSPPVVTDVDAICAACSDPSIAEWTTMPAPYARSDAEQFVRHTVPSGWADRSPTWALRERENGPVLGMIGLMSRDMTAAEIGYWLAPAARSRGLMTTAVNLVCDFAFRPDGMGLERIEWRAFVGNDDSAAVARRVGFRFEGVQRSGLVQRGVRRDSWTAALLAGDLRQPADGWPG; encoded by the coding sequence ATGTTCGTCGTCACCCTCACCGCCGACACCCTGTGGCTAAGTCCGCCGGTGGTCACCGACGTCGATGCGATCTGCGCGGCGTGCAGCGACCCGTCGATCGCCGAGTGGACGACGATGCCCGCCCCCTATGCCCGCTCGGACGCCGAGCAGTTCGTCCGGCACACGGTGCCGTCCGGTTGGGCCGACCGCAGTCCCACCTGGGCGCTGCGCGAACGCGAGAACGGACCCGTGCTCGGGATGATCGGACTGATGTCACGCGACATGACGGCGGCCGAGATCGGGTACTGGCTCGCACCCGCCGCCCGCTCGCGGGGACTCATGACAACGGCGGTGAACCTGGTGTGCGATTTCGCATTCCGGCCGGACGGCATGGGACTCGAACGCATCGAATGGCGCGCCTTCGTCGGCAACGACGACTCCGCGGCAGTCGCCCGCAGGGTCGGCTTCCGCTTCGAAGGAGTCCAGCGCTCCGGGCTCGTGCAGCGCGGTGTCCGACGCGATTCGTGGACGGCCGCCCTCCTCGCCGGCGACTTACGGCAACCGGCCGACGGCTGGCCCGGCTAG